The DNA window ATAGAGGAATTAAAAAGAAggttaattattaaaaaaaaaactgaaatattagaagaaaaaattatatctaATATATCCATGTGCAATggtgataataatttttataataattattatgatgaTGATATTGATGAGGATGAAGCagataataatagtgaatatgataattatcaaaataataatgattcCATTGCATCTGTTTCAAATAGCACTAAAAATGATAGCAATGGCTTagatagtaataataatacaaaggtcaatgataaaaatgcagTATCCAATTTTGTAGAAATGTTATGTGCAGGAAAAGctaataaatatggatTTTGTGAATATGATcataaatttaatgataaatataatttaaagaatataaaaaatgaacatAAGTCATCTAAATCAATTGAACAttctattttatcattttcagaAGACTATGaccataaatatgtatgccTATTACTTAATAATTCAGGGATACAAGAACTTAGAATTTTAAGATTTAGTAAAGAttgtataaatacaaataaattattagatACCTTAAAAGGAACAGTAACATTCTTAAATGAACTTCgacatttatttaaatattttaggtcacaaatattttttaaagataaaattTACGGAGAATtttgtgcatatattaaatttcaTAAGAGTGATCCCAATTTTAGTGGCACAAAAGcattaaatgaattttttaattctttaaatgataatgctataaaatatttattttttggattAAATGAAGATAACTTAAATTTATTGGAGGAAGCTATTTCTTATTGTCCTATTGCTactttttccttttttaaaaatattaagcttcttaaaaatatgaatgttAATTCAGTTCGTCGTACTTGGAAAGCAGTTTGCagtttacaaaaaatatataaaaattataaaaaaatgcaggAACAAAGTTTTTTAGATGACatgaaatataatacaGATGAATATAATGCAACAACCATACATCAAAATGTATCTGACGATGGActtatttctttatctcGACCGCCAGGTAATAGAatcttttataatttaaatgaatcTATTTATGTCGATGCATTGAAAGATAAAATACGTTCTCTTCTTCATGGGACTTCTTCGTCTACTAATCCAAACATAATGCATAGTAGTACTGGATTTATAAGTAGTCCTATCTCTTTTGTTAAATGCGATTACATTTCTAAAGATGCTTTCATTCAAATTGCTAATATCTATAGTATTAATTGTATTAACTGTActaattgtaaaaaatgcaatttTGATATTCTTGTAGGTAgcaataaagaaaataaaaacgaaTTGTTTTCGAACAAcagcaataataatatagaatataatgaaaaggCATTTTCTAGTTCAAATAGTTGTAATGATAATACgcaaagtatatataatagtaataataatatgtccTTAGATTTATATAGTGACGATAAAtcatgtaaaaaaaatgacataaataaattaaatgatacTTGTTTGTATGTTGTTTCAGATGAAGATAACATTGAAatgggaaaaaaaaatttaagaaTGAGTAATAGCATGTTAGAAACAAATCATTCAATAGacgataataataaaacactATTAGAAGGATCtggaaaattattaactGAAAGTGGTTATAAATCATCtcaagaaaataaaataacacGAGATAATTCAATGGATGATTTGAGAATCAATATGGtcaaactttttaaaacatatggTGGTCAATGCCGTATTGGAAAAGTACAAGGAAGATGTGAAGATGCCACTTTTCAAACAGATACACCACCAGCCTTTGGAATTTTCGATGGAGTGGGTTCATGGAGTTTAGAAGGTATAGATGcatcaaaattttcaattGGATTATCATTAGCATGTCAACGTGAAGctgaaaaattatcaaaaaatattaatggatatgaaaatgtatcatataatactattattagatctaaattattattaaaaaattcattagaaagtgtaaaaaaagaatatgcAGATGCATATGGTAGTTCAACTGCTATCGTTGGTATTTTAGATGAATATACAGGAAAATGTGGTATATCATCTTTAGGAGATAGTGTATGTATGATTTTAAGAAGAGAATTTTTACCAGGTgatattaattttgaaaGAGAAACATATCCTAAATTTCCTGTTgaatcttttttatatgtaaatagtAAAGGAAGAAATCCTTCtattattagaaaaattatatggaaAACTACAGATCAAAAATGGGAAAACGGAGCACCATATCAATTATCTAACTTACCAGATCGTAGTCAATGGAAAGATTTAGAAGCAAGAGGATTACATAgttttgttaaaatattagaAAGAGTAGATATCGAAGGAGATTCACCAGATATGGCAATATCACCACCTTCAGAAATTTTATGTATGCCAGGagatttaatattattaatgaGTGATGGTGTTTgtgataatttatttgatgaaGAAATTGAAGCTTATTGTACATTTGCTATAAGCCCTGAAGAAGCATGCGAATTAGGAGATCCTAGTGCATATACATCAGCACAAGATATTGCATATTCAATTACAAATATAGCAAAAAGAAGAAGTGGTGATAAACTACATTCTAAACCATTCTTACCATATCCAGGAAAATATAGAGaaccaaataaaatatataaaggaaataaaGTCGATGATATTTCATGTGTAGCTATTTGGGTTGTTTGTGAAAATGAAGATagtgtaaaatatatagctaTGAATCCAAATGAACCATCTATATTAGAAACTGATAAATActattcaaataattatttccatcattttaataaattaacagATATGTGCACACCTACTAAGTCAtttattaaagaaaaaaatagaatagAACGTgttaatttaaaacattCAAATTCAAAGAAAGGAGAAACACAAACTACATTTTCTAACTCAAATAGCACTAATATGGTGAACCCATTTAATGCTAGCTTCTTTGATTCATCAGAAACTCCAATCAAATTTAATGATGAACCAAAAAGtgaaaattatgaagaTTTAAGTGATATGGTTTTAAGAGATGATGATGGAGAAGAAGAGGACgaaaattatgatgatAGTAACAACATGGAATTTGGAGAATATCAAaacttaaataataaaaacgattcaaaaaataaacaagcATTATTGCCATCTCAAGAAGAACAACACTTGTTAGAAAATAATCctttatattcaaatgCATCAATGGATGATATGCTTATGAAAACacctaataataatatgttaaAAGAAAAGTATAGAGATGAAATTTTTAATCAAGATGATTTTGATCATACACCTAGACAAAGAATGCTAGAACAAAATTTAGATGaacaaattgaaaaaataaataatatgtatataaaaactcCTTTATTACATGttgataaaacaaata is part of the Plasmodium chabaudi chabaudi strain AS genome assembly, chromosome: 6 genome and encodes:
- a CDS encoding protein phosphatase PPM11, putative; translated protein: MEYIGNIYDKVLSGYVSAHVLKYKSWEENLIGNEACKNDSNYIKKNLEEILGTFVKNGKFSHSLWEQHKMFIGDEGIYLLGEIITICQIVQFIDSDDIENVQSNEEFKTNLIEELKRRLIIKKKTEILEEKIISNISMCNGDNNFYNNYYDDDIDEDEADNNSEYDNYQNNNDSIASVSNSTKNDSNGLDSNNNTKVNDKNAVSNFVEMLCAGKANKYGFCEYDHKFNDKYNLKNIKNEHKSSKSIEHSILSFSEDYDHKYVCLLLNNSGIQELRILRFSKDCINTNKLLDTLKGTVTFLNELRHLFKYFRSQIFFKDKIYGEFCAYIKFHKSDPNFSGTKALNEFFNSLNDNAIKYLFFGLNEDNLNLLEEAISYCPIATFSFFKNIKLLKNMNVNSVRRTWKAVCSLQKIYKNYKKMQEQSFLDDMKYNTDEYNATTIHQNVSDDGLISLSRPPGNRIFYNLNESIYVDALKDKIRSLLHGTSSSTNPNIMHSSTGFISSPISFVKCDYISKDAFIQIANIYSINCINCTNCKKCNFDILVGSNKENKNELFSNNSNNNIEYNEKAFSSSNSCNDNTQSIYNSNNNMSLDLYSDDKSCKKNDINKLNDTCLYVVSDEDNIEMGKKNLRMSNSMLETNHSIDDNNKTLLEGSGKLLTESGYKSSQENKITRDNSMDDLRINMVKLFKTYGGQCRIGKVQGRCEDATFQTDTPPAFGIFDGVGSWSLEGIDASKFSIGLSLACQREAEKLSKNINGYENVSYNTIIRSKLLLKNSLESVKKEYADAYGSSTAIVGILDEYTGKCGISSLGDSVCMILRREFLPGDINFERETYPKFPVESFLYVNSKGRNPSIIRKIIWKTTDQKWENGAPYQLSNLPDRSQWKDLEARGLHSFVKILERVDIEGDSPDMAISPPSEILCMPGDLILLMSDGVCDNLFDEEIEAYCTFAISPEEACELGDPSAYTSAQDIAYSITNIAKRRSGDKLHSKPFLPYPGKYREPNKIYKGNKVDDISCVAIWVVCENEDSVKYIAMNPNEPSILETDKYYSNNYFHHFNKLTDMCTPTKSFIKEKNRIERVNLKHSNSKKGETQTTFSNSNSTNMVNPFNASFFDSSETPIKFNDEPKSENYEDLSDMVLRDDDGEEEDENYDDSNNMEFGEYQNLNNKNDSKNKQALLPSQEEQHLLENNPLYSNASMDDMLMKTPNNNMLKEKYRDEIFNQDDFDHTPRQRMLEQNLDEQIEKINNMYIKTPLLHVDKTNKDSSKKNKSPTKCKIKNKSIDKKMMPLMYHETPKKQSQKNNEKQNKSMIDDNYYYDDENDSHTNNPDNLSDDYINKDSENMVTNFEDSETQVKIQNSKTSILRINKKIANSKRKYLSPGKLDSPSKINLYSKRSKKT